The Alteripontixanthobacter sp. genome has a window encoding:
- the trmB gene encoding tRNA (guanosine(46)-N7)-methyltransferase TrmB, giving the protein MSANKPGDPTTLNRLYGRSVGKPLRAGQQSLVDTLLPRIAVPAEGEVTAETLFGSDRPLHFEIGFGSGEHMAERADMLPDHGFIGAEPFLNGVAAALVHISDRGLPNIRLHHGDALEVLARVPDGALSFVYLLHPDPWPKARHAKRRMMNDGPLDLIAAKLKPGGEFRFGTDHPVYLRHALMVMHRHTAPGTGSFDWLTEGPQSWQNRPGGWSETRYEAKAHRKGHEVWYFRYRRR; this is encoded by the coding sequence ATGAGTGCGAACAAGCCTGGCGATCCGACCACCCTCAACCGGCTGTATGGCCGCAGCGTGGGCAAGCCCTTGCGTGCGGGACAGCAGTCACTCGTCGATACGCTGCTCCCCCGGATCGCGGTACCTGCCGAAGGCGAAGTTACAGCCGAAACGCTGTTCGGCAGCGACCGACCGCTGCATTTCGAGATCGGCTTCGGTTCGGGCGAACACATGGCCGAGCGCGCCGATATGTTGCCCGATCACGGATTTATTGGGGCCGAACCGTTCCTCAACGGTGTGGCCGCTGCGCTGGTCCATATTTCGGATCGCGGCCTGCCCAATATCCGCTTGCACCATGGCGATGCGCTTGAAGTGCTGGCGCGGGTTCCCGACGGTGCGCTCAGTTTCGTCTATCTCCTCCACCCCGATCCCTGGCCCAAGGCGCGCCATGCCAAGCGGCGGATGATGAATGACGGCCCGCTCGATCTGATCGCAGCCAAGCTGAAACCGGGCGGTGAGTTTAGGTTCGGCACCGATCATCCCGTCTATCTACGCCACGCGCTGATGGTGATGCACCGGCATACCGCGCCTGGAACGGGCAGTTTCGACTGGCTTACCGAGGGCCCGCAAAGCTGGCAGAACCGCCCCGGTGGCTGGAGCGAAACCCGCTACGAGGCCAAGGCCCACCGCAAGGGGCACGAGGTGTGGTATTTCAGATATCGGAGGCGCTAG
- a CDS encoding mechanosensitive ion channel family protein, with translation MSRAIIERTWLTGVAAWLAALAAFTLAVPAAALLPAADAPTPEAEATAETGPIGDTQDSGADARIRQRIADIFGQIPALAKIDVAVNEGVVSLSGIVPADTDIERANTIASRIEGVVTVENSLERDVSVGEGLTIFERLGERASDLVALLPLLLLSVMVGLAIAVVGYVIAGFGALWRRIAPNAFLAELIQSAIRFAFIIGGLVIALDILGATALLGAVLGGAGVIGLALGFAMRDTVENYVASLMLSLRQPFRANDHVLIDDMEGRVIRLTSRATVLMTLDGNHLRIPNSTVFKAIILNYTRNPQRRFEFDLGIDADDDPNAARQLGRAKLKELDFVLDDPGPEARTLEVGDSNIVIRFLGWIDQSEADWHRARSRAIAVVKAALEDAGFALPEPIYRLRFDSRTDALPFAQVEAQPSEKPAPKPAAAAATIAPIDDEEDVTPQVEIARMVASERASQAEEKDLLDPSRPVE, from the coding sequence GTGAGCAGGGCGATAATCGAACGAACATGGCTTACAGGCGTAGCGGCATGGCTGGCTGCGCTGGCCGCATTCACGCTTGCCGTACCCGCGGCGGCGCTGTTGCCGGCGGCCGACGCCCCCACGCCAGAGGCGGAAGCGACCGCCGAAACCGGCCCGATCGGCGATACGCAGGATTCCGGAGCCGATGCGCGCATTCGTCAGCGCATCGCAGATATTTTCGGTCAGATCCCGGCGCTGGCCAAGATCGATGTGGCCGTGAATGAGGGGGTAGTGTCGCTGTCTGGCATAGTTCCGGCAGACACCGATATCGAGCGGGCCAATACGATCGCCAGCCGGATCGAAGGCGTGGTCACGGTCGAGAATTCCCTGGAACGCGATGTGTCGGTGGGCGAGGGGCTGACTATTTTCGAGCGGCTGGGCGAGCGTGCCAGCGATCTGGTCGCGCTGCTGCCCTTGTTGCTGCTGTCGGTGATGGTCGGGCTGGCCATCGCGGTGGTGGGTTACGTAATCGCCGGCTTTGGCGCGCTATGGCGACGGATCGCGCCCAATGCCTTTCTGGCCGAACTGATCCAGAGCGCCATTCGCTTCGCCTTCATCATTGGCGGGCTGGTGATCGCGCTCGACATTCTGGGGGCGACCGCGCTGCTCGGTGCGGTGCTTGGCGGGGCGGGGGTCATCGGCCTCGCGCTGGGCTTCGCCATGCGCGACACGGTGGAAAATTACGTCGCATCGCTGATGCTCAGCCTGCGCCAGCCGTTCCGGGCCAACGATCACGTGCTGATCGACGATATGGAAGGCCGTGTCATCCGCCTGACCAGCCGCGCCACGGTGCTGATGACGCTGGATGGCAACCACCTTCGCATTCCCAATTCCACCGTGTTCAAGGCAATTATCCTCAATTACACCCGCAATCCGCAGCGGCGCTTCGAATTCGACCTGGGTATCGATGCCGATGACGATCCCAATGCCGCACGCCAGCTGGGCCGTGCCAAGCTGAAGGAGCTGGATTTCGTGCTCGACGATCCGGGGCCGGAAGCCCGCACGCTGGAGGTTGGCGATTCCAATATTGTGATCCGTTTCCTTGGCTGGATCGACCAGAGCGAGGCCGATTGGCACCGCGCGCGCAGCCGCGCCATCGCGGTGGTCAAGGCTGCGCTGGAAGATGCTGGCTTTGCCTTGCCGGAACCGATTTACCGCCTGCGCTTCGATTCGCGCACCGATGCGCTGCCTTTCGCCCAAGTCGAGGCGCAGCCATCCGAAAAGCCTGCGCCAAAACCGGCGGCGGCAGCAGCGACTATCGCGCCTATCGATGACGAGGAAGACGTGACCCCGCAGGTTGAAATTGCGCGAATGGTCGCTTCAGAGCGCGCCTCGCAGGCGGAGGAGAAGGACTTGCTCGACCCCTCCCGCCCGGTAGAATAG
- a CDS encoding DUF4167 domain-containing protein, which translates to MDFLLNNQRNNNRRRGRQGNRGSQGGQNSANRIDSRSRGNAPQLLDKYKKLAQDAHHNGDRVQQEYYLQFADHYFRVIADNKARQEEARSKRQDGRGSDDSDDDADGDDNRRGNRRTRGPRNDQRGDNRDDQRNNGRGNNRGDDGDDRDDRDDDYGDDQPEEERKPRRRKARQDDQRDGEDTRGSRDEGDGDEPRAPRPRRTRKPANGADSSDGSAEIDAAVLPPSFSDGDGAEAKPKRTVRRRKPKADDGDSDGAAREAVG; encoded by the coding sequence ATGGATTTCCTTTTGAATAATCAACGCAATAATAACCGTCGCCGTGGACGCCAGGGCAATCGTGGAAGCCAGGGCGGCCAGAATTCGGCCAATCGGATCGATAGCCGTTCGCGCGGCAATGCTCCGCAGCTGCTCGACAAGTACAAGAAGCTGGCGCAGGACGCGCACCACAATGGCGACCGGGTACAGCAGGAATATTACCTGCAATTCGCCGACCATTACTTCCGTGTGATCGCCGACAACAAGGCTCGCCAGGAAGAGGCACGCTCGAAGCGTCAGGATGGGCGGGGCTCCGACGATTCGGACGATGATGCGGATGGCGACGACAATCGCCGGGGCAATCGCCGCACGCGCGGCCCCCGCAATGATCAGCGCGGCGACAACCGCGACGACCAGCGTAATAACGGTCGCGGCAACAATCGCGGCGATGACGGTGATGACCGGGACGACCGCGATGACGACTATGGCGACGATCAGCCGGAAGAAGAGCGCAAGCCGCGCCGCCGCAAGGCTCGTCAGGACGACCAGCGCGATGGCGAAGATACTCGCGGATCGCGCGATGAGGGCGATGGTGACGAACCGCGCGCCCCGCGTCCTCGCCGCACCCGCAAACCCGCCAATGGCGCGGACAGTTCGGATGGCAGCGCAGAGATCGATGCCGCAGTGCTACCGCCATCCTTCAGCGATGGTGACGGGGCGGAGGCGAAGCCCAAGCGCACCGTGCGCCGCCGCAAGCCCAAAGCCGATGATGGCGATAGCGACGGGGCTGCGCGCGAAGCCGTCGGCTGA
- the ppa gene encoding inorganic diphosphatase codes for MRIDKIPTGESPPDDLNVIIEVPTGGEPVKYEFDKASGALFVDRILHTPMRYPANYGFVPHTLSPDGDPLDALVIARSPFMAGCVVRARPIGVLNLEDEHGGDEKLICVPVDTTFPYYSDVGETKDLPSIIFQQIEHFFTHYKDLEAEKWVRIGKWGDRAEARQIVIEAIERASQEAAK; via the coding sequence ATGCGCATCGACAAGATTCCAACCGGCGAAAGCCCCCCCGACGATCTCAACGTCATCATCGAAGTTCCGACCGGGGGCGAGCCGGTTAAATACGAATTCGACAAGGCCAGCGGCGCCCTGTTCGTGGACCGCATCCTGCACACGCCGATGCGCTATCCGGCCAATTACGGTTTCGTGCCGCACACATTGTCACCCGATGGCGACCCGCTGGATGCGCTGGTCATCGCGCGCAGCCCGTTCATGGCCGGCTGCGTCGTGCGCGCGCGCCCCATCGGCGTGCTCAATCTGGAAGACGAGCATGGCGGCGATGAAAAGCTGATCTGCGTGCCGGTGGACACGACTTTCCCGTATTATTCGGATGTCGGCGAAACCAAGGATTTGCCCAGCATCATCTTCCAGCAGATCGAGCACTTCTTCACGCACTACAAGGATCTGGAAGCAGAGAAATGGGTCCGGATCGGCAAGTGGGGCGACCGCGCCGAAGCGCGTCAGATCGTCATCGAAGCGATCGAGAGAGCGAGCCAGGAAGCGGCCAAGTAA
- the prfA gene encoding peptide chain release factor 1, whose protein sequence is MIIPEDRLRQIANRFAELEARMASGTLEGDEFVAASRDYAELEPVAQTAREVLAMREELAGLAEMLDDPEMRAIALEEQASIEAALPEKERALAIAMLPRDSADARPAMLEIRAGTGGDEAALFAGDLYRMYEKFAAEQGWKVEPVSMSASDVGGFKEIVADVRGQGVFAKLKFESGVHRVQRVPVTESGGRIHTSAATVAVLPEPGEVDVQIDPGDLKIDTYRASGAGGQHVNTTDSAIRITHLPTDTVVTCQDGRSQHKNREKAMQVLRARLYEQQREAAQGAEAEARKAMVGSGDRSERIRTYNFPQGRVTDHRIGLTLQKLDQILAGPGLTEVIDALIAEDEAKRLAAMAE, encoded by the coding sequence ATGATTATCCCCGAAGACCGGCTGCGCCAGATCGCCAACCGCTTCGCCGAACTCGAAGCGCGGATGGCGTCGGGCACGTTGGAGGGCGATGAATTCGTTGCTGCCAGTCGCGATTATGCAGAGCTCGAGCCGGTCGCCCAGACTGCGCGCGAAGTGCTGGCCATGCGCGAGGAACTGGCGGGGCTGGCCGAGATGCTGGACGATCCCGAAATGCGTGCCATCGCGCTGGAAGAGCAGGCTAGTATCGAGGCGGCGCTGCCCGAGAAGGAGCGCGCGCTCGCCATCGCAATGCTGCCGCGTGATAGCGCCGATGCGCGCCCGGCAATGCTCGAAATCCGCGCCGGGACCGGCGGCGATGAAGCGGCCTTGTTTGCGGGCGATCTCTACCGGATGTACGAGAAATTCGCCGCCGAGCAGGGCTGGAAGGTCGAGCCTGTTTCCATGAGCGCCTCTGATGTCGGCGGCTTCAAGGAAATTGTCGCCGATGTGCGCGGGCAGGGTGTGTTCGCCAAGCTGAAATTCGAAAGCGGTGTTCACCGGGTGCAGCGCGTGCCGGTTACCGAGAGCGGCGGCCGCATTCATACCAGCGCCGCGACCGTGGCGGTGCTGCCCGAACCCGGCGAGGTCGATGTCCAGATCGATCCCGGCGACCTCAAGATCGACACCTACCGCGCCAGCGGGGCAGGCGGGCAGCACGTCAATACCACCGACAGCGCCATCCGTATCACCCACTTGCCGACCGATACCGTGGTCACCTGCCAGGACGGGCGCAGCCAGCACAAGAACCGCGAAAAGGCGATGCAGGTGCTGCGCGCCCGCCTCTACGAACAGCAGCGCGAGGCGGCCCAGGGCGCCGAGGCCGAGGCGCGCAAGGCGATGGTCGGCAGCGGCGACCGCAGCGAACGTATTCGCACCTATAATTTCCCGCAGGGCCGCGTGACCGATCATCGCATCGGCCTGACCTTGCAGAAGCTGGACCAGATATTGGCCGGACCGGGGCTGACGGAAGTGATCGATGCGCTGATCGCGGAGGACGAGGCGAAGCGCCTTGCCGCGATGGCCGAATGA
- the hisS gene encoding histidine--tRNA ligase, with protein MSKTPQAIRGTQDIFGAQAEAFAHVVETFERVRKLYRFRRVEMPVFEKTEVFARSIGETTDIVSKEMYSFEDRGGESLTLRPEFTAGIARAYLTNGWQQHAPLKVATHGPLFRYERPQKGRYRQFHQIDAEIIGAAEPQADVELLAMADQLLRELGIEGVTLQLNTLGDADSRDAWRAALVEHFRAVKGDLSEDSQERLEKNPLRILDSKDRRDCPFVADAPKIDAFLSDDALAFFDAVTSGLDAADVKWNRAESLVRGLDYYRHTAFEFVPDEGSAAADALGSQSTVLGGGRYDGLMESLGGPQTPAVGWAAGIERLAMLVGEREQEVADLIIVVEDDARRDEAIAAIKSVRDAGLTAELIAEGSPRKRFDKAVKRGAGAIISLQRDMGNRLKGDDATDPRVATTLPQYCK; from the coding sequence ATGTCCAAAACTCCCCAAGCCATTCGCGGCACGCAGGATATTTTCGGCGCGCAAGCCGAGGCTTTCGCGCATGTGGTCGAGACTTTCGAGCGGGTGCGCAAGCTCTACCGCTTTCGCCGCGTAGAAATGCCGGTATTCGAGAAAACCGAAGTGTTCGCGCGCTCGATCGGCGAGACGACCGATATCGTCTCGAAGGAAATGTACAGCTTCGAGGATCGCGGAGGCGAATCGCTGACACTTCGCCCCGAATTCACTGCCGGTATCGCGCGCGCTTACCTCACCAATGGCTGGCAGCAGCACGCCCCGCTAAAGGTCGCTACGCACGGGCCGTTGTTCCGTTACGAGCGCCCGCAAAAGGGCCGTTATCGCCAGTTCCACCAGATCGATGCCGAGATTATCGGCGCGGCCGAGCCGCAGGCCGATGTGGAGCTGCTCGCCATGGCCGACCAGCTGCTGCGCGAGCTGGGGATCGAAGGTGTGACCTTGCAGCTCAACACGCTGGGCGATGCAGATAGCCGCGATGCGTGGCGCGCCGCTCTGGTCGAACATTTTCGCGCCGTGAAAGGCGATTTGAGCGAGGATTCGCAGGAGCGGCTGGAGAAAAACCCGCTGAGGATTCTCGATTCGAAAGATCGCCGCGACTGCCCATTCGTGGCCGATGCGCCCAAGATCGACGCGTTCCTGTCGGACGATGCGCTGGCGTTTTTCGATGCGGTGACCAGCGGGCTGGATGCAGCAGACGTCAAATGGAACCGCGCCGAAAGCCTGGTGCGCGGGCTCGACTATTACCGCCACACCGCCTTCGAATTTGTCCCGGACGAAGGCTCTGCGGCGGCGGATGCGCTGGGCAGCCAGAGCACGGTGCTGGGCGGCGGGCGCTATGATGGCTTAATGGAAAGCCTCGGCGGGCCGCAAACGCCTGCGGTCGGCTGGGCGGCCGGCATCGAGCGGTTGGCGATGTTGGTCGGGGAGCGCGAGCAAGAGGTTGCCGACCTCATTATTGTTGTTGAAGATGATGCTCGGCGCGATGAGGCGATTGCCGCGATCAAATCGGTTCGCGACGCTGGTTTGACTGCCGAACTTATCGCGGAAGGCTCGCCGCGCAAGCGTTTCGACAAGGCTGTAAAACGCGGAGCGGGCGCAATCATATCCTTGCAGCGCGACATGGGGAACAGACTGAAAGGCGACGATGCCACCGATCCGCGTGTGGCAACGACACTCCCCCAATACTGCAAATGA
- the prmC gene encoding peptide chain release factor N(5)-glutamine methyltransferase encodes MRIAAALRSAAAALSQASETARLDAELLMAHALGISRSDLLLRHLQDEVPAGFAELLARRLRSEPVAYITGFQEFYGRSFFVTPEVLIPRGDSETIVDAALPLASGDARILDCGTGSGALLLTVLADRPEASGVGIDASLGALAVAAANAARLGLANRTRMLRRDWREPDWRSDLGYFDLLIANPPYVETNARLARDVIGWEPGSALFAGADGLDDYRILVPQLADLLAPGGAAVLEIGAGQADSVESIARLAGFSCHRHRDLGGHERALVLKRNA; translated from the coding sequence ATGAGGATCGCGGCCGCCCTGCGCAGTGCCGCGGCGGCCTTGTCCCAAGCGAGCGAGACTGCCCGGCTCGACGCCGAATTGCTGATGGCGCACGCTCTGGGAATATCACGGTCCGACCTGTTGCTGCGCCATCTGCAGGACGAGGTGCCTGCCGGCTTCGCCGAATTGCTGGCCCGCCGTTTGCGCAGCGAGCCGGTCGCCTACATCACGGGTTTCCAGGAGTTTTACGGGCGCAGCTTCTTCGTCACGCCCGAAGTGTTGATCCCGCGCGGCGATAGCGAGACGATCGTCGATGCCGCACTGCCGCTGGCGAGCGGCGATGCGCGAATTCTCGATTGCGGGACGGGCTCGGGCGCATTGCTGCTCACCGTGTTGGCGGACCGGCCTGAAGCAAGTGGGGTAGGGATCGATGCCTCGCTTGGCGCGCTGGCGGTGGCGGCGGCCAATGCGGCACGCCTCGGCCTCGCGAATCGAACGCGAATGCTGCGGCGCGATTGGCGCGAGCCCGATTGGCGCAGCGATCTGGGCTATTTCGACCTGCTTATCGCCAACCCACCCTATGTCGAGACGAATGCCCGGCTGGCGCGCGATGTGATTGGCTGGGAACCGGGTTCGGCTCTGTTCGCCGGGGCCGACGGGCTGGACGACTACCGTATTCTGGTCCCGCAACTGGCCGATTTGCTCGCGCCGGGCGGGGCGGCAGTGCTGGAAATCGGCGCTGGACAGGCCGATTCGGTAGAAAGCATCGCCCGCTTGGCAGGGTTTTCCTGCCACCGGCACCGCGACCTTGGCGGCCATGAGCGAGCGCTTGTCCTCAAGCGAAACGCATAG
- a CDS encoding response regulator transcription factor has protein sequence MRVLLIEDEPTTAKAIELMLTTEGFNVYSTDLGEEGLDLGKLYDYDIILLDLNLPDMHGYDVLKKLRVAKVQTPVLILSGIAEMDSKIRSFGFGADDYVTKPFHREELVARIHAVVRRSKGHSQSIIRTGKLAVNLDAKTVEVDGARVHLTGKEYAMLELLSLRKGTTLTKEMFLNHLYGGMDEPELKIIDVFICKLRKKLSHACDGENYIETVWGRGYVLRDPDEQAEAA, from the coding sequence ATGCGTGTACTGCTGATCGAAGACGAGCCGACGACTGCAAAAGCGATCGAGCTGATGCTCACTACAGAAGGCTTCAATGTCTACAGCACCGATCTTGGCGAAGAAGGCCTCGATCTGGGCAAGCTGTATGATTACGACATTATCCTGCTGGATCTCAACCTGCCCGATATGCACGGTTACGATGTGCTGAAGAAACTGCGCGTCGCGAAAGTGCAAACGCCGGTGCTGATCCTGTCCGGCATTGCCGAGATGGATTCCAAGATCCGCAGCTTCGGTTTCGGAGCCGACGATTATGTCACCAAGCCGTTCCACCGTGAAGAGCTGGTCGCCCGAATTCACGCAGTCGTGCGCCGTTCGAAGGGCCACAGCCAGTCGATCATCCGTACCGGCAAGCTGGCCGTCAACCTCGATGCCAAGACGGTCGAAGTCGATGGCGCGCGGGTCCACCTGACCGGCAAGGAATATGCCATGCTGGAGCTGCTTTCGCTGCGCAAGGGCACCACGCTGACCAAGGAAATGTTCCTCAACCACCTATATGGCGGAATGGACGAGCCGGAACTGAAAATTATCGACGTGTTCATCTGCAAGCTGCGCAAGAAGCTCAGCCACGCATGCGATGGCGAGAATTACATCGAAACCGTCTGGGGCCGCGGCTATGTGCTGCGCGATCCGGACGAGCAAGCCGAAGCTGCGTAA
- the lptB gene encoding LPS export ABC transporter ATP-binding protein — protein MLDQTDTASPDGVPDAVHSPLLESAGGLEVISIAKSYDKRAVLTDISLEVAKGEVLGLLGPNGAGKTTCFYSIMGLVKPDSGRILMDGEDVTSLPMYRRAILGLGYLPQETSIFRGMTVEQNINCVLELVEPGAETRAAELERLLDEFGLARLRSSPAMALSGGERRRCEIARALAAKPSIMLLDEPFAGIDPLSISDIRDLVADLKTRGIGVLITDHNVRETLEIVDRACIIYGGEVLFAGTPEALVADENVQRLYLGEGFTL, from the coding sequence ATGCTTGATCAGACCGACACTGCTTCGCCCGACGGCGTGCCCGATGCCGTTCACAGCCCGCTGCTCGAATCGGCAGGCGGGCTGGAAGTTATCTCGATTGCCAAGAGTTACGACAAGCGCGCCGTGCTGACCGATATCTCGCTGGAAGTCGCCAAGGGCGAAGTGCTCGGCCTGCTGGGCCCGAACGGCGCGGGCAAGACGACCTGTTTCTATTCGATCATGGGTCTGGTGAAGCCCGATTCCGGCCGCATCCTGATGGATGGTGAGGATGTCACCAGCCTGCCGATGTATCGCCGCGCGATCCTGGGCCTGGGATATCTCCCGCAGGAGACCAGCATTTTTCGCGGCATGACCGTGGAACAGAACATCAATTGCGTGCTCGAACTGGTCGAACCGGGCGCCGAAACGCGCGCGGCGGAGCTGGAGCGACTGCTGGATGAATTCGGCCTTGCCCGGCTGCGTTCCAGCCCGGCCATGGCGCTTTCGGGTGGTGAGCGGCGACGGTGCGAAATCGCACGGGCACTGGCGGCGAAACCGTCGATCATGCTGCTGGACGAACCGTTTGCCGGGATCGATCCGCTGTCGATCAGCGATATTCGCGATCTGGTTGCCGATCTGAAGACGCGCGGGATCGGCGTGCTGATTACCGACCACAATGTCCGCGAGACGTTGGAAATCGTGGACAGGGCCTGCATCATCTATGGCGGCGAAGTCCTGTTCGCCGGAACCCCCGAAGCACTGGTGGCGGATGAAAACGTCCAGCGGCTCTACCTCGGCGAAGGGTTTACGCTGTGA
- the rpoN gene encoding RNA polymerase factor sigma-54 — protein sequence MTLAPRLDLRQSQSLVMTPQLQQAIKLLALSNLEIESFIGDALESNPLLEAGEVSRDDESKPDLPDSEPASDAPATDDAPLDIDPASIDRDRDTGDGGDNGEWGGAVSGGGMLDAPSIEERGGGEASLADHLREQLGAAARDPRERFVAAYLVGQLDESGYLVGDLREAADALGVPLAEAERALKLVQSLEPTGVGARSLSECLALQAREADRYDPCMARLIDNLDLIAKGDFARLKRMCDVDDEDFADMLAELRGYDPKPGLQYGEAAAAAVVPDILLSTARDKSWKIRLNEATLPRLVVNRSYFLELRDGSADKESRGWLREKLADANWLIKALDQRQKTILKVAAEVVKRQDGFFRRGVAELKPLTLRAVADAIDMHESTVSRVTSNKYLHCPLGTFELKYFFTSGVGRVGGGADGEGASSEAVKARIKALTDAEEPKKVLSDDKLVELLKAEGFDIARRTVAKYREAMGIGSSVQRRRAKKLAAI from the coding sequence ATGACCCTTGCCCCGCGCCTCGACCTGCGCCAGTCGCAATCGCTGGTGATGACGCCGCAATTGCAGCAGGCGATCAAGCTGCTGGCGCTGTCCAATCTGGAAATCGAGAGCTTCATCGGCGACGCGCTGGAGTCGAACCCGCTGCTGGAAGCGGGCGAAGTAAGCCGCGACGATGAAAGCAAGCCCGACCTGCCGGATAGCGAGCCGGCCTCCGATGCGCCGGCGACGGACGATGCGCCGCTCGATATCGATCCTGCGTCGATCGACCGCGACCGCGATACCGGCGATGGCGGCGACAATGGCGAATGGGGCGGCGCGGTCTCGGGTGGCGGGATGCTGGATGCCCCTTCGATCGAGGAGCGCGGCGGCGGCGAAGCATCGCTGGCCGACCATTTGCGGGAACAATTGGGCGCTGCTGCCCGCGATCCACGCGAGCGATTCGTCGCCGCCTACCTGGTCGGACAGCTCGACGAGTCCGGCTATCTGGTCGGCGATCTGCGGGAAGCGGCCGATGCGCTGGGCGTTCCCTTGGCAGAGGCAGAGCGGGCGCTCAAACTGGTGCAGTCGCTGGAACCGACAGGTGTCGGTGCGCGCAGCCTGTCCGAATGTCTGGCGTTGCAAGCGCGCGAGGCGGATCGCTACGATCCGTGCATGGCGAGACTGATCGACAATCTCGATCTGATCGCCAAGGGCGATTTCGCGCGGCTGAAACGCATGTGCGATGTCGACGACGAAGATTTCGCCGATATGCTGGCAGAACTGCGCGGTTACGATCCCAAGCCGGGCCTGCAATATGGCGAGGCGGCGGCAGCTGCGGTGGTGCCCGATATCCTGCTGTCCACCGCACGGGATAAGAGTTGGAAGATCAGGCTGAACGAGGCGACTTTGCCCCGGCTGGTGGTCAACCGTTCCTATTTCCTCGAACTGCGCGACGGCTCGGCCGACAAGGAAAGCCGCGGCTGGCTGCGCGAAAAACTGGCCGATGCGAACTGGCTGATCAAGGCGCTGGACCAGCGGCAGAAGACCATCCTGAAAGTCGCCGCAGAGGTGGTGAAGCGGCAGGATGGATTTTTCCGGCGCGGGGTGGCCGAACTCAAGCCGCTGACGCTGCGCGCCGTGGCCGATGCGATCGACATGCACGAAAGCACCGTCAGCCGGGTGACCTCGAACAAATATCTCCATTGTCCGCTGGGCACGTTCGAACTCAAATATTTCTTCACAAGCGGCGTTGGCAGGGTCGGTGGCGGCGCGGATGGCGAGGGTGCCAGCAGCGAAGCGGTCAAGGCCCGGATCAAGGCGCTGACCGATGCGGAAGAACCTAAAAAAGTGCTCAGCGACGACAAGCTGGTCGAACTGCTCAAGGCCGAAGGCTTCGACATCGCTCGGCGCACCGTGGCAAAATATCGCGAGGCCATGGGGATCGGTAGCAGCGTGCAACGCCGGCGGGCAAAGAAACTGGCGGCGATTTAA